GGTACGCAAGATGACGAGCCTCTCGGCGCACCGCTTCGGATTGACGCAGCGTGGCGAAGTGCATGTCGGCTATCACGCCGATCTCGTGCTGTTCGACCCGGCGCGCGTGCGCGACGCGGCCACGTTCGAGCAGCCGCAGCAGGCAGCGGACGGCATCGAGGCCGTGTGGGTGAACGGCGTGCTGTCGTATCGCGACGGCGCGCCGACCGGCGAGCGCGCCGGACGATTTGTGGCACGCGGTGCGCGGGCTTCGACGGATCAGGCGCCGCGCGATTTTTGAACCGTATCTGACTATCTCTTCGAAGGGAGTATGCGATGAAGCGTTATGGGGTTGAAGGCGGAAAGGGAACCGGCGGTCAGCATATGCCGTTTGCTCGCGCGGTCGAAGCGGACGGCTGGCTTTATGTGTCCGGCCAGACGCCGATGGAAAACGGCGAAGTGATCAACGGCGGCATCGTCGAGCAGTCGCATCAGGCGCTGCGGAATGTGTTCGCGATCCTGAAGGAAGCGGGCTATGGCGCCGAGCATGTCGTGCGCTGCGGCGTGTGGCTCGATGACCCGCGCGATTTTGCTTCGTTCAACAAGGTGTTTCGCGAGTATTTCGGCGAACATCCGCCGGCACGCGCGTGCGTCGTGTCGAGCATGGTGATCGACTGCAAGGTCGAAGTGGATTGCGTGGCGTACAAGGCGCCGCAGCGTTGATCGACGTGCCGCGATTCGAACTGTTGTGCGAAGCGCGGCAGCGATCGAATGTCGACGGCGGCAATCTTGCGGGGACGGGGGCCGGCTCATACGAGCTGGACTGACAGCCGCCTTGTCGGAGCGTCGGGCGTATCCCGCAAGCGAATCAGGGACGCCCGATAGTTTTCATGCGCGGCTCATGCGACTCTACGCATCGCCGGCCCACTCGCAGGGGAAAAACGACACGGAGTATTCGATGTGCGAGCATCGGAGGCGGGTACTCCGTGTCGGCGTCGATGGGGCGTGGGCCGGCGCCTTGTCCCGATGTTGTCTCGCACGCGCTACTGGCGCGCGGTGCGCAGATTGTCCGGCATCGGCAGATTGAAATTCGTGCGGAACGGATTGATATCGAGGCCGCCGCGCCGCGTATAACGCGCGTAGATCGCGAGCTTGACGGGCTGACATGCGCCAAGCAGGTCGACGAACATTTTCTCGACGCACTGCTCGTGGAACCCGGTGTGGTTCCGGTACGAAATGATGTAGCGCAACAGCGACGCCTGATCGATTTGCGGTCCGACGTAGTGAATCTGCACGCTGCCCCAATCGGGCTGCCCCGTGACCGGGCAATTCGACTTCAGCAGGTTCGAATAAAGCGTCTCTTCGACGGGCGCCTCGCCATGCGCCGCTTTCAGCAGCGACGCGTCGGGCACGTAAATGTCGGTATCGAGATCGAGCCGGTCGAGCGAGAGCCCGTCGAATTCCTCGAGCCCGAGCTTGCCGAATTCTCCCGGCGCGGACAGATGCACCGAAACCGTCGCGCCGCACGATGCCGAGACGTCGCGTCTGATCGTATCGCGCACGACGTCGATCGAATCGAACTTCGTCTGCGCGAACGAGCCGAGATACAGCTTGAACGACTTCGATTCGACGATATTCGGCGAATCGGCAGGAACGAAGAACGTCGCGATCGCGATTTGCGGCTTGCCGCGCGCGTTGAGCCACGAGAGTTCGTACGCGTTCCAGATGTCGGTGCCGAAGAACGGCAGCCGCGCCGTGATGCCGATCTGTTCGCGCGCGTTGCTGCGCGCAATCGGAAAGAGCAGCGATGCGTCGTACTGTTCGGTGTACGTGGCCGGTTTGCCGAGTGGCGATTGGTCAGGTGTCATGATGCGTTCACGATGCCGCTGACGACATGCCCGGTCGCGGTGATGCCGTGCGCGCGGGCCGTATCGCAGTAGCGAATCTGGTCGTCGAAGAAAAAGTCGGGCTCGAACTCGCGCAGGAATGCGCCTTTGTCGAGCCCGCCGAGAAACATCGCTTCGTCGATTTCGATGTTCCAGGCCATCAGCGTGCGGATCGCGCGTTCGTGCGCGGGCGCCGAACGCGCGGTGACGAGTGCGGTGCGAATACGCATCGGCGCTGCGTCGTCCGCGAGTTTTTGCAGCCGGTGCAATGCCTCGAGCAGCGGCTTCAACGGACCGTCGGCCAGCGGCAGGTCGCGGTTGTCGGTCTCGTGACCGACGAACGCGTGCAACCCTTCCTGCTGAAACACGCGTTCGGCTTCGTCGGAAAACAGCACGGCGTCGCCGTCGAACGCGATGCGGATTTCGTGCGGATACTTGCTCGCCATCCGCGCCGATTCGGGTAGCACACGCGCAGCGGGAAAGCCGGCCGTGAGCGCGTCACGCACGTCGTTCTGGTTCGCGGACAGAAACAGCGATGCGTTCAGCGGATGCAGATAGCCGAACGGCGCACGGCCGCGCGTGAAGACGCCGCGTTCGATCGCGAGCCCGTGCTCGCGCGCCGAGCTGAACGCGCGCAACCCGCTGATCGGATCGCTGCGCGACAGAATCACCACTTCGACGCGCCGCGTGCCCGCATTCAGCGCCAGCAGCTTGCGGATCAGCGGAAACGCGACGCCGGGCTTCGCCGGCACATCGAGGCGTGCGCGCTGCAGCGCTTCGTAAGCACGCAGGTCGCCTTCCTCGTAGACACGGTTTTCTTCCTCGAAGTCGAACAGCGCGCGCGACGAGATCGCGACCACCAGTTTGTCTTCGAGCGTGAAGGTCATCGTCAAAGCGCCATGATCAGGTCGTTCGCCGTCCGCTCGGTGCGCTCAGGCAAGGAACAGCCGGTACACCGGATTCGCGGATTCTTCCCAGTGCGGATAGCCGAGCGTCGCGAGAAAGCGCGCGAATTCGGCGTCCTCGCTCGCGGGCACCTGGATGCCGACCAGAATCGAGCTGTAGTCCGCGCCCTGATTCCGGTAGTGGAACAGGCTGATATTCCAGTTCGGCGCCATCGACGACAGAAACTTCATCAGCGCGCCGGGCCGCTCCGGAAACTCGAAGCGGAACAGGCGCTCGTCGTGCGCGAGCGGCGAGCGCCCGCCGACCATATAACGGATGTGCTGCTTCGACAGTTCGTCGCCGGTCAGGTCGACGGTGGCGAAGCCGTGCGCTTCGAGCGAACCCGCGATGCGCGCGGACTCGTCGCGGCTCCTGATCTGCACGCCCACGAAAATATGCGCCGACTGCGCATCGGCGATCCGGTAGTTGAACTCGGTTACGCTGCGCGTGCCGATCAGCTCGCAGAAGCGCTTGAAGCTGCCGCGCTCTTCAGGAATCGTCACGGCGAATACCGCTTCGCGTGCTTCGCCGACTTCGGCGCGCTCGGCGACGAAACGCATGCGGTCGAAGTTCATGTTCGCGCCGGACGTGACCGCGATCAGCGTCTGGTTCTCGATGCCCTCGCGCTCGGCGTATTGCTTGGCGCCGGCCACGGCGAGCGAGCCGGCCGGTTCGAGCACGCTGCGCGTGTCCTGGAACACGTCCTTGATCGCCGCGCATAGCGCATCCGTATCGACGGTCAGCACTTCGTCGAGATATTGCTGGCAGAGCCGGAACGTTTCCTCGCCGACGAGCTTGACGGCCGTGCCGTCCGAGAACAGGCCGACCTCGTTGAGCGTCACGCGCTTGCCGGCCTTGATCGACTGCGCCATCGCGCAGGAATCGTCGGTTTGCACGCCGATCACCTTGATCTCGGGGCGCACTTCTTTCACATACGCGGCGACGCCGGCCGCGAGTCCGCCGCCGCCGATCGGCACGAAGATCGCGTGAATCGGGCCTTGATGCTGGCTCAGCACTTCCATTGCGACCGTGCCCTGGCCGGCGATCACATACGGGTCGTCGAACGGATGAACGAAGGTGAGGCCGTGCTGTTCCTGCAGACGCATCGCATGCGCATACGCGTCGCTATACGATTCGCCGGCCTGCACGACTTCGACAGTCGGACCGCCATGCGCGCGCACCGCATCGACCTTGACTTGCGGCGTCGTGACCGGCACGACGATGATCGCCTTCACGCCCAGACGCGCCGCCGACAGCGCCACGCCTTGCGCGTGATTGCCCGCCGAAGCGGTAATCACGCCACGCGACAGCGCTTCTGCCGGAATATGCGCCATCTTGTTGTACGCGCCGCGCACCTTGAACGAGAAGACCGGCTGGTTGTCCTCACGCTTCAGATAAATCGCGTTGCGCATCCGGGCGGACAGGTTCCGCGCATGTTCGAGTTCGGTCTCCCGGGCGACGTCGTAGACGCGCGCGGTCAGGATTTTCTTCAGATAGTCGTTGGAGGCCATGCGGTTCACGGCGCGATGCGCTGAATAAGACGGGAAAAGATCAATGATAGCGCCATCCGCGTGCGCTCAGACCAGCAGACGATGGCGAACGGCACGCGGCATGCGCGGGGACTTCAGCAGGCGGGGCGCAGTTGGGGCGCGCGGTTAGGTCACAAATGGGTCGCAGTCAGTCCGCGCTCCGGACCGCCGCCGCGACCACCGGAAATCCGACCGGCCGGTCGGCAAATCGACGTGCCGGCGGGCGCTTCCGGCGGTCCTCCGCCCGCTCGCGAGGCGCTGCAAATGCCCATGGAGCCGTCACGGAGGCGGCAACGTGCACAGGAATCATGCGGTAGAATCGCGTTTTGGAACAAGGATCGGAAGATGCACTGGCAGCCTCGGATCGCCCACTTGATGCCCGTCCCGCGCGAATCGCGGCCGTCGGCGCAGAGGCACGTGCGGCATGCACGATCGTGTAGCGGCATCTGAGCCAGCGAAGCGGCCGGCGTGAGTTCGTCCGCCGGCGGGGTTGTCCAGCCGCGGCTTCGCACAATAGAAGAATTCCCAGCATTGCGCCCCACGCGCATCGTCAGCCGATGCCGCCGCCTCATGAGAATCGCGGCGGCTCCCGTTGGCTGACACACCGAGTCGTCCAACCATGAACGCACCTCAAGTATTCGACCCGCACGGCGCCGCTCACGCAGTGGCTACCGATCCCGCCCCGCGCCTGCGCGAAATTCCCTACAACTACACATCGTTTTCCGATCGCGAGATCGTGATCCGCCTGCTCGGCGACGAAGCGTGGGCCGCGCTCGACGAATTGCGCAACGAACGCCGCACCGGCCGCTCGGCGCGCATGCTGTACGAAGTACTCGGCGATATCTGGGTCGTGCGCCGCAATCCGTATCTGCAGGACGATCTGCTCGACAACCCGAAGCGCCGCAGGCTGCTGATCGAAGCGCTGCATCACCGCCTCGCCGAGATCGAGAAGCGCCGCCGTGCCGATCTGACCGCGCATCACGACGATGCCGGCGTCGATCGCGCGGCGCGCGTCGAGGCGCTCGTGGCCGCGGCGCGCCGCGCGGTCGATGCGTTCGCGGACGAGTTCGAGCGAAGCGCCGAATTGCGGCGCCGCGCGCAGCGCGTGCTCGGCCGACGCACGCAGAAGGACAACATCCGCTTCGATGGCCTCGCGCGCGTCTCGCACGTCACCGATGCGACCGACTGGCGCGTCGAATATCCGTTCGTCGTGCTGACGCCCGACAACGAAGAGGAGATCGCGGGCCTCGTCAAAGCGTGTTTCGAGCTCGGGCTCACCGTGATTCCGCGCGGGGGCGGCACGGGTTACACGGGCGGCGCGGTGCCGCTCACGCCGTTTTCGGCGGTCATCAATACCGAGAAGCTCGAAAAACTCGGCGGCGTCGAACTGACCGATCTGCCGGGCGTCGAGCGCAAGGTCGCGACGGTCTACTCGGGCGCGGGCGTCGTCACGCGCCGCGTGACCGAGGCGGCCGAACAGGCCGGCTATGTGTTCGCCGTCGACCCGACGTCGCTCGACGCGTCGTGCATCGGCGGCAACATCGCGATGAACGCGGGCGGCAAGAAGGCCGTGCTGTGGGGCACCGCGCTCGACAATCTCGCGTGGTGGCGGATGGTCGATCCGGAAGGCAACTGGCTCGAAGTCACGCGCCTCGATCACAACCTCGGCAAGATTCACGACATTGCTGTCGCGCGCTTCGAATTGAAGTGGTTCGACGGCGAATATGCGCCGGGCGAAAAGCTGTTGCGCACCGAGTCGCTCGAGATCGAAGGGCGGCGTTTCCGCAAGGAAGGCCTCGGCAAGGACGTGACCGATAAATTCCTCGCCGGCCTGCCCGGCGTGCAGAAGGAAGGCTGCGACGGGCTCATCACGTCGGCGCGCTGGGTGCTGCACAAGATGCCCGCGCATACGCGCACGGTTTGCCTCGAATTCTTCGGCCAGGCGCGCGAGGCGATTCCGAGCATTGTCGAAATCAAGGACTACCTGTTCGCAACGTCGCGCGAAGGCGGTGCGATTCTCGCGGGCCTCGAGCATCTCGACGAGCGCTATCTGCGCGCGGTCGGCTATGCGACGAAGAGCAAGCGCAACGCGTTTCCGAAGATGGTGCTGATCGGCGACATCGTCGGCGACGATGCCGATAAGGTCGCGGCCGCGACGTCCGAAGTGATCCGCATGGCCAACGGCAAGAGCGGCGAAGGCTTCGTTGCGGTCAGCGCCGAAGCGCGCAAGCGCTTCTGGCTCGACCGCAGCCGGACCGCGGCGATTGCGAAGCACACGAACGCGTTCAAGATCAACGAAGACGTCGTCATTCCGCTGAACCGGATGGGCGAATACACGGACGGCATCGAGCGCATCAATATCGAGCTGTCGATCAAGAACAAGCTGCAACTCGTCGATGCGCTCGAAGCGTTTTTCAAGGCCGGCAAACTACCGCTCGGCAAGACCGACGACGCAAACGAAATTCCGAGCGCCGAGCTGCTCGAAGACCGCGTTCAGCATGCGCTCGAATTGCTGAACCAGGTCCGCGCGCGCTGGACCTTCCTGCGCGACAGGCTCGACCTGTCGTTGCGCGAGGCGCAGCACTATCTGGTCGGACTCGGTTACGCGCCGCTCGCGGAAAAATTCGCCGATCGCGTCGACGAACAGCCGGGCGTGACCGTATTCGACGTCACGCAGGACCGCACGATACGCGTGTCGTGGAAACAGGAAATCCGCGCGGAATTGCGCCAGATTTTCAACGGCGGCGAATTCAAGCCGATCCTCGACGAGGCGCAGGCTATCCATAAGCAGGTGCTGCGCGGCCGCGTGTTCGTCGCGCTGCACATGCACGCGGGCGACGGCAACGTTCACACGAACATCCCCGTCAACTCCGACAACTACGAGATGCTGCAGGACGCGCATACGGCGGTCGCGCGCATCATGAAGCTCGCGCGCTCGCTCGACGGCGTGATTTCGGGCGAACACGGCATCGGCATCACGAAGCTCGAATTCCTGACCGACGACGAGATCGCCGAATTCCGCGCGTACAAGCAGCGCGTCGATCCGCAAGGGCGCTTCAATGCCGGCAAGCTGCTCGAAGGCGCGGACCTGCGCAATGCGTATACGCCGAGCTTCGGCCTCATGGGCTACGAGTCGCTGATCATGCAGCAGTCCGATATCGGCGCGATCGCCGACTCGGTGAAGGACTGTTTGCGCTGCGGCAAGTGCAAGCCGGTCTGCGCGACGCACGTGCCGCGCGCGAATCTGCTGTATAGCCCGCGCAACAAGATTCTCGCGACGTCGCTGCTGGTCGAGGCTTTCCTCTACGAAGAGCAGACGCGCCGCGGCGTATCGATCAAGCATTGGGACGAATTCAACGACGTCGCCGATCACTGCACGGTCTGCCACAAGTGCGCGACGCCGTGCCCGGTCAAGATCGACTTCGGCGATGTGACGATGAACATGCGCAATCTGCTGCGCAAGATGGGCAAGAAGAAGTTCAACCCGGGCAACGCCGCGGGTATGTTCTTCCTCAACGCGACGAATCCGCAGACCATCAATCTCGCGCGCACCGCCATGATGGGCGTCGGCTACAAGGCGCAGCGGCTTGGCAACGACGTGCTGAAGAAGCTCGTGAAGAAGCAGACCGCGCATCCGCCCGCGACGACCGGCAAGCCGCCCGTCGTCGAGCAGGTGATCCACTTCATGAACAAGAAGATGCCGGGCAACCTGCCGAAGAAGACGGCACGCGCGCTGCTCGACATCGAGGACAACAAGATCGTGCCGATCATCCGCAACCCGAAGGCGACGACCGTCGATTCGGAAGCGGTGTTCTATTTCCCGGGCTGCGGCTCCGAGCGTCTGTTCTCGCAGGTCGGCCTCGCGACGCAGGCGATGCTGTGGGAAGCGGGCGTGCAGACCGTGCTGCCGCCGGGCTATCTGTGCTGCGGCTATCCGCAGCGCGGCTCGGGCCAGTACGACAAGGCCGAGAAAATCGTCACCGATAACCGCGTGCTGTTCCACCGCGTCGCGAATACGCTCAACTATCTCGACATCAAGACGGTGGTCGTGTCGTGCGGCACCTGTTACGACCAGCTCGCCGGCTACGAATTCGAGAAGATCTTCCCGGGCTGCCGGATCATCGACATCCACGAATTCCTGCTCGAAAAGGGCATCAGGCTCGACGGCGTGAAGGGCACGCGCTACATGTACCACGACCCGTGCCACACGCCGATCAAGACGATCGATCCGGTCAAGCTCGTCAATGAGCTGATGGGCTCGGAACACGACGGTTACAAGATCGAAAAGAACGACCGGTGCTGCGGCGAATCGGGCACGCTCGCGGTGACGCGCCCCGATGTGTCGACGCAGGTGCGTTTCCGCAAGGAAGAGGAGATCCGCAAGGGCGCGGCGAAGCTGCGCGGCATTCCGCTCGTCGCCGAAGCGGGCGCCAATGCGATCAATATGGCCAATGCGGCCGCGGGCGCGGCGGGCGCGGCGCCGGGTTCGGTGCTGAAGGCCGGCGACGGCCCGCAGCCGGGCGGCAGGAACGGTGCGGCAAACGGCGCGCTCAATGGCGCTGCGGACAGTGCGGCCGACGTGAAGATTCTGACCAGCTGCCCGTCGTGCCTGCAAGGCCTGTCGCGCTATAACGAAGACGCGAACGTCGAAGCCGACTACATCGTCGTCGAAATTGCGCGCCACGTGCTCGGCGAAAACTGGATGGCCGACTACGTCGCCCGTGCGAACAATGGCGGAATCGAGCGCGTGCTGGTCTAATTGCAGGCGTGACGGTATTCGCTCGAGGGCGACGATGGACTGTATTTTCTGCCGCGAAGACGGCGGCGACATTTTGTGGAAGGACGACACCTTGCGTGTCGTCCTCGCCGACGAACACGACTATCCCGGCTTCTGCCGCGTCATCTGGAACCGGCACGTGGCCGAGTTTTCCGATCTGGCCGATGCCGAGCGCGACCGGGTAATGCGCGCGGTCAACGCCGTGGAACGCGCAATGCGGCGTGTCATGAGGCCGGTCAAGATCAACCTGGCAAGCCTCGGCAACCAGGTGCCGCATGTGCACTGGCATGTGATTCCGCGCTTCTCCAACGACGCACATTTCCCGCTGCCGATCTGGGCACCTCGTCAGCGGACCGTGTCGGAGGCCATGCTGTCGCAGCGCCGTGCACAGGCAACCTTGCTGCGCGATGCGGTGCGCAGCGAAATCGAACAGGCTCTCGCGTGAGGTAACCATGAGCGGATTGACTCCCGACACCCCGGTGCCGACCGGCGTCGTCGTGCACGCGGTATCGCGCGTGCTGGAACTGCAATATGCAAACGGCGTGTCGTACCGCGTGCCGTTCGAACTGCTGCGCGTCTACTCGCCGTCGGCGGAGGTGCGCGGCCACGGGCCCGGTCAGGAGACGCTGCAAACAGGCAAGCGCGACGTGACGATCACGGCGCTCGAAGGCGTCGGCAACTATGCGTTGCAGCCGACATTTTCGGACGGCCATTCGACGGGTATCTATTCGTGGGATCTGCTCTGGGATCTCGCGACGCGCCAGGATGAGCGGTGGCGCGAGTATCTCGATACCCTCGCCGCGGCCGGCGTCGACCGCGACGCGCCGATGGCCGCCGCGCCCGCCGGCGGCCACGGACACTGTCACTAACACTGACACGGGCTGATACCATTCGCCCGGCCGCCGCTTCGATGCGGCGCAACAATCGTCAAAAAACGCGAGGACAAGCGCGATGAGCAAAACCCACTTCGGCTATCAGACGGTCGACGAACAGGACAAAGCGGCGAAGGTGGCGGGCGTATTCCACTCGGTCGCCTCCAACTACGACCTGATGAACGACCTGATGTCGGGCGGGCTGCACCGCGCATGGAAGGCGTTCACGATCTCGCAAGCCCATGTGCGCCCGGGCTTCAAGGTGCTCGATCTCGCGGGCGGCACCGGCGATCTGTCGATGGCGTTCGCGAAGCAGGCCGGGCCCACCGGCGAGGTCTGGCACACCGACATCAACGAATCGATGCTGCGCGTCGGTCGCGACCGGTTGCTGGACAAGGGCGTCGTGACGCCCGCACTGCTCTGCGACGCGGAACAGATCCCGTTTCCGGACAACTACTTCGACGTGGTGACCGTGGCCTTCGGCTTGCGCAACATGACACATAAGGATGCCGCGCTTGCCGAGATGCGCCGCGTGCTGAAGCCGGGCGGGCGCGTGCTCGTGCTCGAATTCTCCAAAGTGTGGGACCCGCTGAAGAAGGCGTACGACCTATATTCATTCAAGGTGTTGCCGTGGCTTGGCGATCGCTTCGCCAAAGACGCGGAAAGCTATCGCTACCTTGCGGAATCGATCCGGATGCACCCGGACCAGGAAACTTTAAAAACGATGATGGAACAAGCTGGCATCGACGGCGTCAAATATTACAATCTGTCAGCTGGCGTGGTAGCCTTGCATACCGGGACAAAGTATTAGCGTCCCTAACCGCTCGTTTTTTAAAGGAATTGTCAAAATGTCCGATTCGAATTTGTTGTCTAATCGTAAGATTTCGCGGCCGTGGGCGAGGCGAATCGGGCTCCTGGCAATGGTCGGTTTGCTCACCGTCGGCACGCTTGCGTCGCTCGATGCCGAAGCGAAGCGGATGGGCGGCGGGCGCAGTTTCGGCCGGCAATCGAACGACTCGTCGATGATGCAGCGGCAAACCACGCCGCCGCCGTCCCAGCCGGGGCAAGGGCAGAACGCGCAGATGCAGCGTGCCCAGCCGGCGCCGGCGCCAACCCCCGCAGCGCAGCCTAACCGCTCGCGCTGGCTTGGTCCGATCGCGGGGCTGGCGGCCGGTCTCGGCATCGCGGCGCTGCTGTCACACTTCGGCCTCGGCGAAGCGTTCGCCGGCGCGATGGCCAATTTCATCGTGATCGCACTCATTGCCATGGTGGCGATCTGGCTGATCCGCAAGTTCTTCGGACGCAAGCGCGATGCGAGCGCCCCGGCTTATGCAGGCGGTGCGGCGGGCAGTTCGCCGACGCTCAACGCGGGCGGCACCGGCTACTCGCAGGAGCCGCGTTATTCGGCGCCGCCGAGCGGCTCGTATCTCGAACCGCAAGGCAATCCGTTGAACACGCCGCGCATCGAGACCGCTGCGGCCGTGCCGGCGAACTTCGACACGGACGCGTTCCTGCGCAACGCCAAGGTTTACTTCGTGCGTCTGCAGGAAGCGTGGGACGCCGGCAACATGGCCGACATTCGCGAGTTCACGACACCCGAGATGTTCGCCGAAGTGAAGATCGATCTCGATGCGCGCGGCGCCGAGCGCAACCAGACCGACGTCGTCCAGCTCAATGCTGAAATGCTCGGCGTGGAAGACCGCGGCGACGAATATCTCGCGAGCGTGCGCTTCTCGGGCCTGATTCGCGAGACGATTGGTAGCGCGGCTGAGCCTTTCGTCGAAATCTGGAACCTGTCGAAGTCGACGAAGACAGGCGAAGGCTGGCTGCTCGCGGGCATTCAGCAGGTCACGCATCATTGAGCCGAGTTCGTCGCCTGCGGCTATGGCTGACCGGCCGGGTCGATTGTGATGGTTGGGAGCGCGGTGGTTGTGGGGTTGCTCTAATCAACAAATAGGCCGTTTGGCTGAGTCGGCTGGAAAGGGAACGGACGTTACAATAGGAACCCGCGCAGGCAAGCCGCCTGCGCGGGTTTTTTCATGCCAACACGATGACCCTAGCCGCCAAGCCCTTCGCTGCTGCCGTCAACCATCTGCTCGCCCGCGAATCGTGGGCTCGCGAGCGTCTCGCCCCCTATGCCGGGAAGATCGCCCGGCTGTCGTGCGCTCCCGTCGCCATGACGCTGCTCGTGCAGCCCGACGGCT
The nucleotide sequence above comes from Paraburkholderia sp. SOS3. Encoded proteins:
- a CDS encoding Tim44 domain-containing protein translates to MSDSNLLSNRKISRPWARRIGLLAMVGLLTVGTLASLDAEAKRMGGGRSFGRQSNDSSMMQRQTTPPPSQPGQGQNAQMQRAQPAPAPTPAAQPNRSRWLGPIAGLAAGLGIAALLSHFGLGEAFAGAMANFIVIALIAMVAIWLIRKFFGRKRDASAPAYAGGAAGSSPTLNAGGTGYSQEPRYSAPPSGSYLEPQGNPLNTPRIETAAAVPANFDTDAFLRNAKVYFVRLQEAWDAGNMADIREFTTPEMFAEVKIDLDARGAERNQTDVVQLNAEMLGVEDRGDEYLASVRFSGLIRETIGSAAEPFVEIWNLSKSTKTGEGWLLAGIQQVTHH